The sequence GCGGCGTCACCCTCACCCTGATCCAGGGCGGCGATCCGGGCCTGTCGGTCGCCACTCGGGAGGCGGTCGTCACGGCGACCTGCGCCGACAGCCCCGCCGCCCGCGCCGTCCGCCCACCCGACCGGCCGGTCCGCCACGCCGTCGCGCTGCGGGCGGCGCTGCCGCAACTGGCCGGCGACCTCACCCCGGCCGAGCGGGCGCTGCTCGCCGAGTGGCTGGACCGGCTGGCCGGCGCCGACCGGCCAGCCTGATCCGTCCGGCGGCCTGGCGGTGCTCGCGGCGGCGGTGAACCGCCGTCCCGGCGGGGACGGCGGCGCGGCCGGCGGGGATGATCCACTCCGTTCCGGCGGTCTGGCGGTGTTCGCAGCGGCGGTAGACCGCCATTCCGGCGAGACGGCGGCGCCGCACCGGCGAGCATGATCCACTCCAGAACCGAGGCGTGGCGGTGTTTGAGGGCGCGGGAAACCGCCAGGAAAGCGAGATGAAGAGCCAGCGGACCGGCGAGCGCCACCGCCGGCGTGTGGGTGTGCACGCCATGGGCCACCGGCTGCGGGCTCACCGGGTGGGCGCACTAGCGTCGCGGGAATGGACTCCCAGGCCCGCCCGTCGACGCCCGCCCGCATCCTGCGACGCTGGGGAACCGGCCAGGTGGGGGCGGTCGGGCTGGTGCTCGGCGGCGCACTGTCGGTGCACTTCGGCTCGGCGGTCGCCGCGCTGCTCTTCCCCCGGGCCGGGGTGGCCGGCACGGTCACGCTGCGGCTGACCATCGGCGCGCTGCTCATGCTGCTGGTGTGCCGGCCCCGGCTGCGGGGCTACGGCCGGGGCGACTGGGCGTCGGTGGTCCTGTTCGGGCTCGCCCTGGCCGGCATGAACTCGGTTTTCTACCAGGCCATCGAGCGGATCCCGCTGGGGCCGGCGGTGACCCTGGAGGTGCTCGGGCCGCTCACCCTGTCGGTGCTGACCGCCCACCGGTGGACCGCGTGGTGCTGGGCCGGCCTGGCGCTGGCCGGGGTGGCGCTGCTCGGCCAGGGCGGGTTCGACCGGCTGAACCCGGTCGGCGCCGGCCTGGCGCTGGGCGCGGGGGCGCTCTGGGCGGCGTACATCGTCTGCTCGGCCCGGGTCGGCGGCCG comes from Micromonospora purpureochromogenes and encodes:
- a CDS encoding EamA family transporter; this translates as MDSQARPSTPARILRRWGTGQVGAVGLVLGGALSVHFGSAVAALLFPRAGVAGTVTLRLTIGALLMLLVCRPRLRGYGRGDWASVVLFGLALAGMNSVFYQAIERIPLGPAVTLEVLGPLTLSVLTAHRWTAWCWAGLALAGVALLGQGGFDRLNPVGAGLALGAGALWAAYIVCSARVGGRFPRADGLALAMTVAALLTLPFGLADGGTRLWHPAVLALGAGLALLASVLPYTLELLALRRLATSTFAVLMSLGPALAALAGWLVLGQDLHLMEVLAIALVVAASIGAVRAGTPRTADRPEGPAAAPAGPVGTGTDIQLSAATAPPPARR